The window CTAGGAATAAAAAGCTACTTCTCAagtgtcctgggggtgggggtggggggtggagtggaggggaggcagggggaaggaggaggaacatgcATAGAAAGTCCTGTCTGTGTATTTGGGTAAAACAGCCTTGTAAAGTGTAGTTGAAGCGGTTGATTCAAGGAAGCAACCAGACTGGAAGCTGTGACATAACGGTACCAACTCCAGGTTCAAGAGCCAACGGATGTTACAAGACAGCATCCCTGGCCGGGCCGAGGTGAGCTGAGCTCACTGTGGTGATCATCAGGATGCCATTTTCAGCACTTAGCAACAGAGGGAACAAAAAGCTCTAGGGAagggaagctggaaaagacaattGAGCAACACAGTGGATGGATGCCTTCTGGGGTAGTTTCTTCCTTGCGAGCCCTAAGCATTGCAAACAGGGTTTAGTTCCACGAAGAGGTCggtttcttttcagaaaattttgtTCTCATGTAAAATTTCAGGTCATTGTAAAAATTATGCCAAAAGGGAAAGATCTGGGTTTctgtctaaaaaaataagaacaattaaaAGCACAAACTTGGCATAAATACGGTGAGTATTCGGTAGCCTTCCCCTCCAGAGAGGGAGCTAAAGAGAACCATCACTTcaacccccccccctcccccgagcTCCAAGGCCATCTCCCGCCAACTGCTGAATGCAAGTTTGATGAGCGGATATGGCTCTGGCTTTGGAAGTCACAGTGCTGGCGGGTGTTCATGCCAGGGGGTCGGTCGCCTGTGGGATTTGGGTGTGATGCATCGCCTGGCCCTTTCTtaaagcagtgtgtgtgtgtgtgtgtgtgtgtgtgtgtgtgtgtgtttgcatttgGGGACATCGACTGCGGATTAATTTGATCCAATTTTCTCTTTGCACCAAACACATATAAAACATTACAACTCTATAAAAGTACAAGTGCAACTTGTACATCTGAAGTTTTGCAGGAACTATGTGAGCAAATCCTATCAAAATAGCTATCTCATATGTATAAACAgcatttgtttttagaaaaacaatatCATAAACTGCAGAATctgtacaaaaatataaaataaatttgggcAGCAGTTTCTAAACAGCCATGTAAATGCAACACTTAGGAGGAGTAGTTAATGCCTCTAAAAAGGCTGAATTGCCAAGTCAACCTATACAGGGCGAAAAATGCCAGAAAAGGTACTGAGATtatctaaataatatatatatatatttttttctctttttacctcttgcaataaaacttatagaaaaaatagacaaatatgcACATGCAATTTACAGCTTTTCCAACTTCTTCCTTGTGCTTCACTTGAACTGTTTGTCTTTTGTCATTCGGCATAGCCACGTGGTCTTCAAAGGTGTTCCTTCCTATTCCAGGGCAGGTAGGTCTCTGGGAACCACTCGAAACGGCGTATTGAAAGTGGTCCTACGTGGATGAAGGCACTCCAACTCTgctcaaagcaaaaaaaaaaaaaaaaaaaaaaaaaaaaggaaagaaagaaaaaaaaagaaaaagaaacaaacaaacaaaaaaataccccaaaaacAAACTAGTGTGATCCTCGAGTAAAACGATCTTCTCTGGAAAAGGCAAGCAAGGGCGCATGCGCAGTGCGGAGAGCTGAGGgtgcgcgccgccgccgccgctgctgccgggcgggcggggcgcggggacgCCGGTCCGCGGGGCCCTCAGGAGCCGACCAGCACCTCCATGATGTGGTCCAGCTCCGTGAGGTCCATCTTGAAAGGCTGACTCGGGGCGACCGGCTGGCTGCTGTACGGGGCCAGCGTCTTGAGGAGGTCGTCCGCCGACACCGACACCGGCGCCATCTTGGAGGCCGTCCCCGCCGCCGACGTGCAGGGGTCGAAGTCGTACATGGACGTGTCGATGTCGGCGAACAGGATGTCGTCCAGGGTCAGGTCCGTCAGGAAGCCCGTGGACGTCGTGATCTCAAAGTTCCCGGGCAGAGGGTCCATGAGCTTCGGGTCGTCGGGCTTGGCGGCCGCGCCGCCCCTGGAGCCgtcgggccccgccgccgccgccgccgccgccgccgccgccgcggccccggggGAGGTAGGTGTGGGGCACAGCTCCTCGATCTCGTCCAGCGCGGAGGCGAAGCTGTCCTTCTCGGgcgccggcggcggcggcggggggggcggcggcggcggcggcgcgggggccgGCAGTCTGAGGGGAGCCGCGGGCGGCGCGGCCGGGGAAGTGCAAAACGTGCCGTCGTCGTCGTCCTCGAGCAGCGAGGCGGGCGTGAGGCAGGCGTCCAGGGGCGTAGTGCTTCCGAGGTCGCCgccggccggcgggggcggggccggggccggggccggggccgggggcggggcctcccggtAGCTGTCGCTcagcgggccgggcgggggcgggggcgcgggcgcgggcgcggcggcggcggcgagcgcgGGCCTCAGGCTGCCTTCCTGCTTGAGCTCCTCCTGGATGCGCCGCAGCATGTTGTTGATGAGAACGGTCTTTTGCAAGCTGGGCTCCGTGAGGGGCCTGTGGTTGTAGAGCTTCATAAGGGAAATGTTGAAGATAGTCTGGCGCTGTAAGGTGTAAGACACCTTGGACGGACCGTCGGAGGGAGCCAGGATTTTGCCTTCCAGCCCATCTTCATGCTCGTCAAACTTCCGTTTTTCCCCTTTACCCAACATATATctgcagaggagaaaggaaagggagcgGCATCAACCACACG is drawn from Canis lupus baileyi chromosome 11, mCanLup2.hap1, whole genome shotgun sequence and contains these coding sequences:
- the SERTAD2 gene encoding SERTA domain-containing protein 2, which translates into the protein MLGKGEKRKFDEHEDGLEGKILAPSDGPSKVSYTLQRQTIFNISLMKLYNHRPLTEPSLQKTVLINNMLRRIQEELKQEGSLRPALAAAAAPAPAPPPPPGPLSDSYREAPPPAPAPAPAPPPPAGGDLGSTTPLDACLTPASLLEDDDDGTFCTSPAAPPAAPLRLPAPAPPPPPPPPPPPPAPEKDSFASALDEIEELCPTPTSPGAAAAAAAAAAAAGPDGSRGGAAAKPDDPKLMDPLPGNFEITTSTGFLTDLTLDDILFADIDTSMYDFDPCTSAAGTASKMAPVSVSADDLLKTLAPYSSQPVAPSQPFKMDLTELDHIMEVLVGS